One segment of uncultured Desulfovibrio sp. DNA contains the following:
- a CDS encoding bifunctional precorrin-2 dehydrogenase/sirohydrochlorin ferrochelatase gives MTQSLYPLFLNLHDACCLVAGFGEVGRRKVSGLLQAGAGCVRVRDLALPQDDEGRQMLAQPQVAFLARACTAEDIAGCRLVFAATSDAGENARIAALCREQQVLCNCVDAPRQGDFMVPAVARKGDLALALSTGGASPALARRWRRELEEWLEPRESLSRLMGRLRAPILALGHDSRQNRELFRTLAESPLQHWLQEGNREACREFLIRKLPPELHTRITEFLHDLS, from the coding sequence ATGACTCAGTCCCTCTACCCCCTTTTTCTGAACCTGCATGATGCCTGCTGCCTGGTGGCCGGCTTTGGGGAAGTGGGCCGGCGCAAGGTTTCCGGCCTGCTCCAGGCCGGGGCAGGATGCGTGCGCGTGCGTGATCTGGCCCTGCCGCAGGATGACGAGGGCCGCCAGATGCTGGCACAGCCCCAGGTGGCCTTTCTTGCCCGGGCCTGTACGGCCGAGGATATTGCCGGCTGCCGGCTGGTCTTTGCCGCCACCAGCGATGCCGGAGAAAATGCACGCATTGCCGCCCTGTGCCGGGAACAGCAGGTGCTCTGCAACTGTGTGGATGCCCCACGTCAGGGAGATTTCATGGTTCCGGCCGTGGCCCGCAAAGGCGATCTGGCCCTGGCCCTGTCCACAGGGGGAGCCAGCCCGGCCCTGGCCCGCCGCTGGCGCCGGGAGCTGGAAGAATGGCTGGAACCGCGCGAAAGCCTGTCCCGCCTCATGGGGCGCCTGCGCGCGCCCATTCTGGCCCTGGGGCACGACTCGCGGCAAAACAGAGAGCTGTTCCGCACACTGGCGGAATCCCCCTTGCAGCACTGGCTGCAGGAGGGCAACAGGGAAGCCTGCCGAGAATTTCTCATCCGCAAGCTGCCCCCCGAACTGCACACCCGTATCACGGAGTTTCTGCATGATCTCTCCTGA
- the ccsA gene encoding cytochrome c biogenesis protein CcsA, which produces MISPELSTALVLCLYGAATVIGMAGMLMRNAALRQTGCWLAGLGFLAQTLMLALGFHKALPDGLSLGAYLQMLAWFVLLCGLISRLRFRQEATLLFAAPLSLMLFAMSAPYLSAVVKVPPQLNAPFYALHIGALFLSLGLLALGFAAGCIFLFLEGRIKSKQTMKGFWQDMPALSLLDKINAFTTMTAFPLYTLGIVSGLLWAKPVFGATFKGDPKEVVSLVTWLLLAVLFHNRLARGWRGRKPARLLVLVFGLSIFSIIVVNTLMETHHAFMRS; this is translated from the coding sequence ATGATCTCTCCTGAACTTTCCACCGCACTGGTCCTTTGCCTCTATGGCGCGGCAACGGTCATCGGCATGGCGGGCATGCTCATGCGCAATGCCGCCCTGCGTCAGACCGGCTGCTGGCTGGCCGGCCTGGGCTTTCTTGCCCAGACGCTCATGCTTGCCCTTGGTTTTCACAAGGCCCTGCCCGACGGCCTGAGCCTCGGGGCCTACCTCCAGATGCTAGCCTGGTTTGTCCTGCTCTGCGGCCTCATTTCCCGCCTGCGCTTCCGGCAGGAGGCCACGCTGCTCTTTGCCGCCCCCCTGTCCCTCATGCTCTTTGCCATGTCGGCTCCCTATCTTTCGGCCGTGGTCAAGGTGCCGCCGCAGCTCAACGCGCCCTTCTATGCCCTGCACATCGGGGCGCTGTTCCTGAGCCTCGGCCTGCTGGCACTGGGTTTTGCCGCCGGCTGCATCTTTCTTTTTCTGGAAGGCCGCATCAAGTCCAAGCAAACCATGAAGGGCTTCTGGCAGGATATGCCCGCCCTTTCCCTGCTGGACAAGATCAATGCCTTCACCACCATGACGGCCTTTCCCCTGTACACCCTGGGCATTGTGTCCGGCCTGCTCTGGGCCAAGCCGGTTTTCGGCGCCACATTCAAGGGTGATCCCAAGGAAGTGGTCAGTCTCGTCACCTGGCTGTTGCTGGCCGTGCTTTTCCACAACCGTCTGGCCAGAGGCTGGCGCGGCCGCAAGCCCGCCCGGCTTCTCGTGCTGGTCTTCGGCCTGTCCATCTTTTCCATCATCGTGGTGAATACCCTCATGGAAACGCACCACGCCTTTATGAGAAGCTGA